CCCGGAGGCGGTATCGGCAATCCCCACTTCCCGCATGCCCGGGTTGTCGATCAGTATGCTGCCGTTATCAAGCACCAGCAGTTCCCGGTGGCTGGTGGTGTGCCTGCCTTTGCCGGTGCTCTGGCTGATATCTCCGGTGTGCATGACCTCCCTGCCCGAGAGGAAGTTCAGCAGGGTGGACTTGCCGGCTCCCGAAGAGCCCAGCATGCAATAGGTCTTCCCCTTCTCCATTATGCTGTTGAGCGCATCGTAACCGTTTCCGGTGATGCTGCTGACGGCAATCACGGGGACGTCCGGAATGCGTTGCCGGATGGCGTCGGTGATGGCGCTGATCCTTTCTTCCGTGATCAGATCGGTCTTGGTCAGTATAATCACCGGGCTGACCCGCGCGGCATAGCAGAGGGTAAGGTAGCGTTCCAGGCGGTTGATGTTGAAGTCCCTGTCCACGGCCTGAATCAGCAGGGCGGTATCCACGTTGGCGGCGATGATCTGCACTTCGCCGGTATGGCCGGCCGCCTTACGGGTGATGGCGGAGGTACGCGGGATGATCTGATGGATCAGCGCTGTGTTGTTGTCGTACATGATGAGCGCGACCCAGTCGCCCACCGCGGGGAAGTCTTCGCGGCTTTTTGCCGAATACCGGAGGTTTCCGGTGATTTCGGCCTCCGTTTCCCCTTGCGCGGTGCGCACGATGTACCGCTCCCTGTGTTCGGCAATCACCCTGCCCGCCTCATAATCGGTCAGGTTCTGCTGAACTCTTGATTTTTCTGTCTTTTCGTTGTAACCGAGGTCTTTCAGTTCCATTTGAATGCTGTTTTATGCGTTGATCTCTATAAGTGTTTAGGCTAGGGCTAAGGCAAAGGTTGGGGTTTAGGTTGTGCTTCGGTTGGTCTCGGTTGGTCTCGGTTGGTCTCGGCTGGTCTCGGTTGGTCTCGGCTGGTCTCGGCTGGTCTCGGCTCCGCTCGACCACCCTCGCTCGACCACCCTCGCTCGACCACCGCCGCTCGACCACCCTCGCCCGACCACCCTTGCCCGACCACCGCCGCTTGACTACCGCCGCCCGGCCACAACTCGCTCAGCAAACAAAGCCAAGGATGCTGAGGGGTAGGGTGTTTTATACTTTGTGCTTTTATCCCGGGCCGGGGTAGGGGACGGTCTCCGTTTCGCCGGGCGGCATGGGGAAGCGCTGATGGATCCAGTCTTCCCTGGCCGCCAGCAGGCGGTTTTTGTCGGAGGATACAAAGTTCCAGTCGATGTAACGTTCTTCGGCGAAAGGATCGCCCCCGAAAACATAAACCGTGCTGCCTGCTTCCATTTCAAAGCTGCACCGTTGGCTCTCCTTTGTCACAAGGATCTGGTCCGGGCCGTAGGTGATGCCTTCGATGCGGACGGCGCCTTCAAGGATAAACAGGGCGCTTTCGCCATACAGCGCGCCGCTGAGGTCTGCCAGCCGGGCGGTGTTACATTTTATTTCGGCAAAGTAAAGCCTGCTGAAGACCGGAACCGGTGATTTTCTTCCGAAGGCCTCGCCGGCGATCAGCCTGAACTGAAGATGATCTTCCGTCCAGGCCGGGATTTTATCCGCTTCGATATGGATAAACGAGGGCTCCGTCTCTTCATATTCCTTTGGCAGTCCCACCCAGAACTGCAACCCGTGCAGTTTTTTCTCCGTGTTCCGCAGATACTCCGGCGTTCTTTCGGAATGTACCACGCCTTTGCCGGCTGTCATCCAGTTAACGGCCCCGGGTTGTATCTCCGCCACGCTGCCGATGCTGTCGCGGTGTATAATGGCGCCTTCAAACAGGTAGGTGAGGGTGGAAAGTCCGATATGGGGGTGCGGCAGAACGTCCAGGTTTTCGTTTGCTGCCAGCGTGGCCGGCCCCATGTGGTCGAGGAAAACAAAAGGGCCTACCGCGCGTTTCTGACGAAAAGGCAGCAACCGGCCTACCTGAAAGTTTCCGATGCCGGCGGCCCTTTCCGGGATAATCATTTCTATGGTTGACATCTGCATGCTGTTTTTATAAAACATTACCCTGCATCACTGGCAAACACCAACCCAAACTTACTGTTTTTTTGTTGATTTATCCCGGATTATGCCTGGTCAAATGCTTAACCGGATTTAAACCGGAGGTTTCGTTATAGGATTAGCCGGGACACACTTTACGACTTACCTTAAATAATCTGCCACTGAAGCGCAGAAACACAAAAACACGCCGGTTTCATTCTCCATTACTGAAGCCTTGATTTATCCTGATGCTGCCTGCATGCCGGACCTGCGCTTAAGCCGGTCCCGAAACCCACCAAAGATATGCCCTTACGTGATTTCACCAAAAAGCAGCAGCAAATTCCGCTTTCCTGAAGCTACAGTCACCCGGGAACCGTCGATCATTCACGCGACAGCGTCAGTGGTAAGTAGACTCCCGGCAACCACGACAGCCCTGATCATAAAATGATTTTTTACAAGCTAAAAATAAGTTATGCCAATTCAAATCAGGGTAAATCTGCCAGACTTACGATGTCATCCGGCGTCAATACTGTAATATCCGGATGTGATGCGGGTGTTTTCTGAAATAAAACTTTGATGATTTTTTCAGGTTTTGCGAATGGGATATTGCTTTCCTTCCATTTCAACGATTCTAAAACTTCAATTGTTTGATTTTTATCCGACCACTTTACTTCTCCGATTAATAAGGCTGTCTGGTCAGTTGATGAGGCAATGAGGTCAATTTCCATTTTTTTTTTGTTTAAGCCGCCACCCCACCACCGGGAGGCAGGGTTGAACCTTTTACCTTCAATTTCGATGAAAGGAATTGCTTTTCCGCATAAATCCTCCCAGATTGACGAGATATACCGGTCATACTTATTTTCTATTTCTTCCCAAACCTGTTCAACCATATTAAATTCAAGCCTGCTTTTGTTTGGGACCAGGAAAGTGAAATAGAAATTCATAAACGGATCATCCATTTTATAAAGGCTTTTTTTTGACGACTTTGGAGGTTCTCCGTAAGGTGTTTCACGCTTTATATATCCCTGATTAACAAGAAATCCAAGCACTCGTGATAATTGAGTGGCGGGTTTACCCAACCTGGCTGCGATTTCAGAAGGACGATGAACACCGGCGCCGATCAGGCTGAGTATTGAGTAGGCTTGAACAGCGGTACGCAATTCATCCGAAAAAAGCCTCTCCGGCTCTTCGCTAAGCAAACCATTCTGATCCAGGATACTATTTTTAACTGCCTGGGCTAAATTTTCATGCTGTTTTCTAACCTCCCAATATCGGGGAACTCCGCCCCAAACTCCAAATTCCCGGACTGCATCCACTGAGGAAACTGAAAGGTATTCCTGCAGATATCTGATAGCCATAGGTTTTAACTTAATAATTTCATCGCAACGGCCATAAAGCGGAGAAGTTTTCTCAAGCACCATGCTGTACATCATTTGCTGGGAAGAACCGCAAAGTATCAGGTGAAAGTTGCCGTGATCCCGGTTGTCAATGATTTTTTGCAGTACAGACGGCAATTCGGGGCTGTTTTTTACCAAATAGGGGAATTCATCGATACAAACAATCGTTCTTTCTTTTAGCGTATTGTTCAGGCTGAGAAAAAGAGTTTCCCAATCGGGGTAAACCGGTTTGGAGAAACCCGGGGCTATCTTTTCAACCTGCCTGGCAAAAGCTGAAATTTGCAAAGGTGCTTCTCTCAGATCAGCCGAAAAGTAGATCGTTTCATGGGGTAATATCTGTTGGAGTAAAGTTGATTTACCACATCTGCGCCTCCCGTAGATTACGATAAACTGCGGTTTTTTCCGTTGCAAAGATTGCTGAATCCGCTCAATTTCTTTTTGTCTGTTCAGAAACATGAGTACAATTATTATTATTATGCATAACAAAAATAATGTTTTTCAAGCATAATAAGTCAGATCTTGAATTTGTTTTCAGCATGGTATTTCGAACCGAACCAGCGTCCCCTTGGCGTTGCCCTCGTCATCTTTCAGGTCGATGATTTCCAGGGTGATTTTCTTTTTTGATTTCCTGTTCAATACCGCAATTCGCTCCTGCGTCAGCTTCGTTGCCAGGGACTTATGTCCTTTGTCTTGTTTCTCAATGATCTCCTGGGCCTTCTCCCTTCCAACTCCATCATCCTCCACCTCGAATATCGTGCAATCGCTCAATCGCGCAATCCTTATATCTATCTTCCCTTTTTCTACCTTGTGCTTTATCCCATGTTCGATAGCGTTCTCGATGAATGGCTGGGCAAGCATAGGCGGGACCATGACCGATTCAGGATCAATATCAGGATCAATGTCAATGACATAGTCGAATTTGTCGGGGAAGCGGATCTTTTGAAGGTCAAGGTAATTTTCTATCGTTGTCATTTCCTCATTTAGTGGAACAACTTCTTCCACGCTGCTGTCGAGGATATTGCGCACCAGTTTTGAGAACTTCGACAGGTAATTTGCTGCCAGCCCGTCTTTTTCCTTTATCATGAAATTCTGTATGCTGGCCAGGGAGTTGAACAGGAAATGCGGGTTCATCTGCGATCGCAGCAATTTTTGCTGGATGATCAGTTTTTCATGGGTGGCGCGCAGCCGGCTTTGCCGGATGAGAATGACTGCCAGCAAAATGATCAATATTATTATTCCCCCCAGCCCGAGCAAAAACCACCGGTTTTGTCTTAACTGCATCTCTTTCAGTTCATTTTGCTGGTAAAGAGTGAGGATTTCAGTATCTTTTCTTTCCGTTTCATACTTGGTCTGTATCTCGATCGATTCCCTGTTCCTGGCCAGCATCCGCAAAGTATCTTTGGCATCCGAACAGGCAACCAAATAGTTCATAGCCTTTCGAAGCTGGTTTTTTCCCAGATAGAACCGGTACATCTGGTCATATAAGTCAATGGCCTCTTTGTTAATCACTTCTTTCACCTGCTTTTTTGGAAATGGAAGATACAGATCGCTGCCCCATGACACAATATATTTCAGGGAATCATACCTGTAATATGACTTTCTGTCGATCATTTCTTTCAATAATGACTCTGAATGTAGAAAATGATTCTCGGCATCAGTGGCACGATTCAGTGCCAGATATACTTCACCAAGCTGTCGTGCAGCAAGTTGGGATTGTCTTAAATATCCTCTCTCAGAGAACCATGCATAAGATTGCGTCAGAAGCCGGATGACGGTGTCGGTTTCGCCCAGAGTATTATAGATGAGAGCCATGCGGAGATAATTCGTATGTTTCATGGCCCGGATGCTCATATTGGCGTCAGGGTAATTGTTCGACATCCTGAAAAAATGTAATGCGCTGTCGGGCTTTCCAACCTCATAATAGCACATGGCCACAAGACCATGGTGCACCATCATATCGGTGATCTCAAATTTATTTACTTTTCCGACATCCAGGTAATTAAGGTAAATCCTCAATGAGATATCCGATCTGCCAATATTTCGGTAAGGCAAACCCAGCCTGGAAAATATGGTCAT
This sequence is a window from Lentimicrobium saccharophilum. Protein-coding genes within it:
- the rsgA gene encoding ribosome small subunit-dependent GTPase A, with product MELKDLGYNEKTEKSRVQQNLTDYEAGRVIAEHRERYIVRTAQGETEAEITGNLRYSAKSREDFPAVGDWVALIMYDNNTALIHQIIPRTSAITRKAAGHTGEVQIIAANVDTALLIQAVDRDFNINRLERYLTLCYAARVSPVIILTKTDLITEERISAITDAIRQRIPDVPVIAVSSITGNGYDALNSIMEKGKTYCMLGSSGAGKSTLLNFLSGREVMHTGDISQSTGKGRHTTSHRELLVLDNGSILIDNPGMREVGIADTASGLETTFDTLLSLAQHCRFKNCTHTNEDGCAVLEAVENGTLDESLLGNYLKLEREKAWFETSQAEKKRKEKIFGKILKDYQKKDIKGKKI
- a CDS encoding pirin family protein, whose product is MSTIEMIIPERAAGIGNFQVGRLLPFRQKRAVGPFVFLDHMGPATLAANENLDVLPHPHIGLSTLTYLFEGAIIHRDSIGSVAEIQPGAVNWMTAGKGVVHSERTPEYLRNTEKKLHGLQFWVGLPKEYEETEPSFIHIEADKIPAWTEDHLQFRLIAGEAFGRKSPVPVFSRLYFAEIKCNTARLADLSGALYGESALFILEGAVRIEGITYGPDQILVTKESQRCSFEMEAGSTVYVFGGDPFAEERYIDWNFVSSDKNRLLAAREDWIHQRFPMPPGETETVPYPGPG
- a CDS encoding ATP-binding protein, with protein sequence MFLNRQKEIERIQQSLQRKKPQFIVIYGRRRCGKSTLLQQILPHETIYFSADLREAPLQISAFARQVEKIAPGFSKPVYPDWETLFLSLNNTLKERTIVCIDEFPYLVKNSPELPSVLQKIIDNRDHGNFHLILCGSSQQMMYSMVLEKTSPLYGRCDEIIKLKPMAIRYLQEYLSVSSVDAVREFGVWGGVPRYWEVRKQHENLAQAVKNSILDQNGLLSEEPERLFSDELRTAVQAYSILSLIGAGVHRPSEIAARLGKPATQLSRVLGFLVNQGYIKRETPYGEPPKSSKKSLYKMDDPFMNFYFTFLVPNKSRLEFNMVEQVWEEIENKYDRYISSIWEDLCGKAIPFIEIEGKRFNPASRWWGGGLNKKKMEIDLIASSTDQTALLIGEVKWSDKNQTIEVLESLKWKESNIPFAKPEKIIKVLFQKTPASHPDITVLTPDDIVSLADLP
- a CDS encoding histidine kinase; the protein is MKKLSIRRLSLHLIRPLSSFLLFSLSPLLPFSSIAQAFNDIEWYDVDSLLSVLPGKEGEERVQTLNFLAASLSFEDKTESEYYALKALGLAEELNDLEGVASACRNLGRKEFYDGNYPQALNHYQESLKIFEQKGNRRQIAQLLEDIATTHFFAGNYDETFEIINKAIHVYREKKEDGNTVGSVRDTMTIFSRLGLPYRNIGRSDISLRIYLNYLDVGKVNKFEITDMMVHHGLVAMCYYEVGKPDSALHFFRMSNNYPDANMSIRAMKHTNYLRMALIYNTLGETDTVIRLLTQSYAWFSERGYLRQSQLAARQLGEVYLALNRATDAENHFLHSESLLKEMIDRKSYYRYDSLKYIVSWGSDLYLPFPKKQVKEVINKEAIDLYDQMYRFYLGKNQLRKAMNYLVACSDAKDTLRMLARNRESIEIQTKYETERKDTEILTLYQQNELKEMQLRQNRWFLLGLGGIIILIILLAVILIRQSRLRATHEKLIIQQKLLRSQMNPHFLFNSLASIQNFMIKEKDGLAANYLSKFSKLVRNILDSSVEEVVPLNEEMTTIENYLDLQKIRFPDKFDYVIDIDPDIDPESVMVPPMLAQPFIENAIEHGIKHKVEKGKIDIRIARLSDCTIFEVEDDGVGREKAQEIIEKQDKGHKSLATKLTQERIAVLNRKSKKKITLEIIDLKDDEGNAKGTLVRFEIPC